One genomic region from Knoellia sp. p5-6-4 encodes:
- the groL gene encoding chaperonin GroEL (60 kDa chaperone family; promotes refolding of misfolded polypeptides especially under stressful conditions; forms two stacked rings of heptamers to form a barrel-shaped 14mer; ends can be capped by GroES; misfolded proteins enter the barrel where they are refolded when GroES binds) codes for MAKIIAFDEEARRGLERGMNTLADAVKVTLGPKGRNVVLEKKWGAPTITNDGVSIAKEIELEEPYEKIGAELVKEVAKKTDDVAGDGTTTATVLAQALVREGLRNVAAGANPMALKRGIEKATEAVSSQLLEMAKDVETKEQIASTASISAADPQIGEMIAEAMDKVGKEGVITVEESNTFGLELELTEGMRFDKGYISHYFVTDTERMEAVLEDPYVLVVNSKISGIKDLLPLLEKVMQSGKPLLIIAEDVEGEALSTLVVNKIRGTFKSVAVKAPGFGDRRKAMLGDIAILTGGQVISEEVGLKLDTAELDLLGRARKVVVTKDETTIVEGAGDQDQIQGRVNQIRAEIEKSDSDYDREKLQERLAKLAGGVAVIKAGAATEVELKERKHRIEDAVRNAKAAVEEGIVAGGGVALLQATKAAFEKLELEGDEATGANIVRVAAEAPLKQIAVNAGLEGGVVAEKVTHLDAGWGLNAATGEYVDLIAAGIIDPAKVTRSALQNAASIAALFLTTEAVIADKPEKAAPMAPGGDEMGGMGF; via the coding sequence ATGGCCAAGATCATCGCTTTTGATGAAGAGGCTCGCCGCGGTCTCGAGCGGGGCATGAACACCCTCGCCGACGCCGTCAAGGTCACCCTCGGCCCGAAGGGCCGCAACGTCGTCCTGGAGAAGAAGTGGGGCGCCCCCACGATCACCAACGACGGTGTCTCCATCGCCAAGGAGATCGAGCTCGAGGAGCCGTACGAGAAGATCGGCGCCGAGCTGGTGAAGGAGGTCGCCAAGAAGACGGATGACGTCGCGGGCGACGGCACCACCACCGCCACCGTGCTGGCCCAGGCGCTGGTCCGCGAGGGCCTGCGCAACGTCGCGGCCGGCGCGAACCCGATGGCCCTCAAGCGCGGCATCGAGAAGGCCACCGAGGCCGTCTCCAGCCAGCTCCTCGAGATGGCCAAGGACGTCGAGACCAAGGAGCAGATCGCCTCCACCGCCTCGATCTCCGCCGCTGACCCCCAGATCGGCGAGATGATCGCCGAGGCCATGGACAAGGTCGGCAAGGAAGGCGTCATCACCGTCGAGGAGTCCAACACCTTCGGCCTCGAGCTCGAGCTCACCGAGGGCATGCGCTTCGACAAGGGCTACATCAGCCACTACTTCGTCACCGACACCGAGCGCATGGAGGCTGTCCTCGAGGACCCCTACGTCCTCGTGGTCAACTCCAAGATCTCCGGCATCAAGGACCTGCTGCCGCTGCTGGAGAAGGTCATGCAGTCCGGCAAGCCGCTGCTGATCATCGCCGAGGACGTCGAGGGCGAGGCCCTGTCCACCCTCGTGGTCAACAAGATCCGCGGCACCTTCAAGTCGGTCGCCGTCAAGGCCCCGGGCTTCGGTGACCGCCGCAAGGCCATGCTGGGCGACATCGCCATCCTCACCGGTGGCCAGGTCATCTCCGAGGAGGTCGGCCTCAAGCTCGACACCGCCGAGCTCGACCTGCTCGGCCGCGCCCGCAAGGTCGTCGTCACCAAGGACGAGACCACGATCGTCGAGGGCGCCGGCGACCAGGACCAGATCCAAGGCCGGGTCAACCAGATCCGCGCCGAGATCGAGAAGTCGGACAGCGACTACGACCGCGAGAAGCTGCAGGAGCGCCTGGCCAAGCTGGCCGGCGGTGTCGCGGTCATCAAGGCCGGCGCCGCGACCGAGGTCGAGCTCAAGGAGCGCAAGCACCGCATCGAGGACGCCGTGCGCAACGCCAAGGCTGCCGTCGAGGAGGGCATCGTCGCCGGTGGTGGCGTGGCCCTGCTGCAGGCCACCAAGGCTGCGTTCGAGAAGCTCGAGCTCGAGGGTGACGAGGCCACCGGTGCGAACATCGTTCGTGTCGCGGCCGAGGCCCCGCTCAAGCAGATCGCCGTCAACGCCGGCCTCGAGGGCGGCGTCGTGGCGGAGAAGGTCACCCACCTCGACGCGGGCTGGGGCCTGAACGCGGCGACCGGCGAGTACGTCGACCTGATCGCCGCCGGCATCATCGACCCGGCCAAGGTCACCCGCTCGGCGCTGCAGAACGCGGCGTCCATCGCGGCGCTCTTCCTCACCACCGAGGCCGTCATCGCGGACAAGCCCGAGAAGGCTGCTCCGATGGCGCCGGGTGGCGACGAGATGGGCGGCATGGGCTTCTGA